Genomic window (Streptomyces yatensis):
GCGACATCGCGCTCCTCGTCGGTGAGCCCCTCCTCCTTCAGCGTGCGCAGCACCTTCCAGAGGTCCTCCAGCGCGGGCCCGGTGACTTCGGTGGCCACCGAGCCGCTGATCGCCAGCATGGCGGCGCCCGCGGAGCCGCCCGAGGGCGCAGGGGGCGCGGAGCGCAGCACCTGGCCGAAGGCGCGCACCCCGTAGGTGTAGCCCTTCTCCTCGCGCAGCACACGGTCGAGGCGGGAGGTGAGGGTGCCACCGAGGCAGTACGTGCCGAGCACCTGCGCGGGCCAGATCCGGTCATGGCGGTCGGCGCCGACGCGCCCGATGAGCAGCTGGGTCTGCACCGCGCCCGGCCGGTCGACGATCACCACACGGCCGAGGTCGTCCGCGACGATCGGGGGAACCGCGCGCGGCGCGCCCGCCCCGCCCGTCCAGGCGCCCAGGGTGTCGGCGAGCGCCCCGTCGAGGTCGACCCCGGTGAGGTCGCCCACGATCACGGCGGTGGCCGTGGAGGGGCGGACATGCGCCTCGTAGAAGGCCCGCACGGCCGCGGCGTCGATGCCCTCGATGGTCTCCTGGGTGCCCTGGCGCGGCCGGGACATCCGCGACTCGGCCGGGAAGAGGGCCGCGGAGAGGGCCATCGAGGCGCGGCGGGCCGGATTGGCCAGCTCGTGGGGGATCTCGTCCAGCCGGTTGCGCACCAGCCGCTCGACCTCGCCGTCCGGGAAGGCGGGGGCGCGCAGGGCGTCGGCCAGCAGACCGAGCGCCTTGGGCAGCCGGGAGACCGGGACCTCCAGGGAGACGCGGACGCCGGGGTGGTCGGCATGCGCGTCCAGCGTGGCGCCGCAGCGCTCGAGCTCGGCGGCGAACTCCTCGGCGTCGTGCTTGTCGGTGCCCTCCGACAGGGCGCGCGCCATGATCGTGGCGACGCCTTCGAGCCCGGCCGGCTCGGCGTCCAGCGGCGCCTCCAGATTGATCTCGACGGCGACGACCTGCTGGCCGGGGCGGTGGCAGCGCAGCACGGTCAGGCCGTTGGCCAGCTCACCGCGCTCGGGGGCCGGGAACGCCCACGGCTTGGGCGCGCCGCCCTTGGGCTGCGGGTGGAAGGTCATGGTCGCGGTGACGGCGTCGCTCACTGGGCCGCCTCCCCTTCTGCGTCGGTCTCGGCGGTGTCGGCTGCGTCCTCGTCGCCCTGGACGGGCTCGTAGACCAGCACGGCGCGGTTGTCGGGGCGCAGCCGCGCCGCGGCCACGGCCCGCACCTCCTCGGCGGTGATGTCGAGCACCCGCTCCACGGCGGTCAGCGCCAGCTGCGGGTCGCCGAAGAGCACGGCGTACCGGCAGAGCTCGTCGGCCCGGCCGCCGACCGTGGCCAGCCGGTCCAGCCACTCGCGCTCGATCTGGGCCTGCGCCCGCTCCATCTCCTGCGGGGTCGGCCCCTCCTCGGCGAAGCGGGCCAGCTCCTCGTCGACGGCGGTCTCGATGGCCGGCACCTCGACACCGCCGGAGGTCTTCACGTCCAGCCAGCCCAGCGAGGGGGCGCCGGACAGCCGCAGCAGGCCGAATCCGGCGGCCACGGCGGTGCGGTCGCGGCGCACCAGGCGGTTGTGGAGCCGGGAGGACTCCCCGCCGCCGAGGACGGTCAGCGCCAGATCGGCGGCGTCGGCCTCCCGGGTGCCGTCGTGCGGCAGCCGGTAGGCGGCCATCAGGGCGCGGGCCGGGACCTCCTCCTCCACGACCTCGCGCAGCTGGCCGCCGATCACCTCCGGGAGCGTGCCGTCGCGGGGCGGCCGCTTGCCGTCGTGGGAGGGGATGGAGCCGAAGTACTTCTCGACCCAGGCGAGCGTCTGCTCGGGGTCGATGTCGCCGACGATCGACAGCACGGCGTTGTTCGGCGCGTAGTAGGTGCGGAAGAACTCCCGCGCGTCCTCCAGGGAGGCCGCGTCCAGGTCGGCCATGGAGCCGATCGGGGTGTGGTGGTACGGGTGGCCCTCGGGGTACGCCATGGAGACGAGCTTCTCGAAGGCGGTGCCGTACGGGACGTTGTCGTACCGCTGGCGGCGCTCGTTCTTGACGACGTCGCGCTGGTTCTCCAGGCTCTCCTCGTCCAGCGCGGTCAGGAGGGACCCCATCCGGTCGGCCTCCAGCCACAGGGCGAGCTCGACCTGGTGGGCGGGCATGGTCTCGAAGTAATTGGTGCGCTCGAAGCTGGTCGTGCCGTTGAGCGAGCCGCCGGCCCCCTGCACCAGCTCGAAGTGGCCGTTGCCGGTCACCTGCGCGGAGCCCTGGAACATCAGGTGCTCGAAGAGGTGAGCCAGGCCGGTGCGCCCCTTGACCTCATGGCGCGATCCGACGTCGTACCACAGACAGACCGCGGCGACCGGGGTCAGATGGTCCTCGGAGAGCACCACGCGCAGGCCATTGGCCAGGCGGTGCTCGGTCGCTTTCAGGCCGCCGGAGCCGGCCTGCTGCGTGGCCGTGTGACCCATGGGCATGTACGTCCCTTCGATCGCGTGATGGAGCGCGTGCCAGCCGCATGCGCAGCGCTTCTGTCACTGTATGCAAGGGGACGGACATCTGGCGAAGTTCCGGTCCGTTCCCGTCCGCCCGAGCTGCCCCGAACCGTTTCGGCGGCCTCTCGGGCGCCGGACCTCGCCCTTCGAGAGGCCGTCACACGGGGCCGCCGCACCCGGTTTCGGGGCCCGCTCCGGCCCTCGTCGCCCCGGCCCGTTCCACACTTGTCGGCGGCCCGGGCCACAATGGTCCGCGTCAGATCCCGTATCGGCAGTTGAAGGAGCCGCAAGCGCGATGGTCCGCCGCCGCACGAAGACCCCGCCGCCGGACGACTTCGAGGAGCGCATCCTCGACATCGACGTCGTCGACGAGATGCAGGGCTCCTACCTCGAGTACGCCTACTCGGTCATCTACTCGCGCGCGCTGCCCGACGCCCGTGACGGGCTCAAGCCCGTGCACCGCCGCATCCTCTACCAGATGAACGAGATGGGGCTGCGCCCCGAGCGCGGCTTCGTCAAGTGCGCCCGCGTCGTCGGTGAGGTGATGGGAAAGCTCCATCCGCACGGCGACGCGTCGATCTACGACGCGCTGGTGCGCATGGCGCAGCCGTTCTCCATGCGCCTGCCGATGGTCGACGGCCACGGGAACTTCGGCTCGCTGGGCAACGACGACCCACCCGCCGCGATGCGGTACACCGAGTGCCGGATGGCGTCGGCGACGTCGCTGATGACGGAGTCGATCGACGAGGAAACGGTCGATTTCTCACCGAACTACGACGGCAGTGAGCAGGAGCCGGTCACCCTCCCCGCCGCCTATCCGAACCTGCTGGTCAACGGCACGTCCGGGATCGCGGTCGGCATGGCGACCAATATGCCGCCGCACAACCTGGGCGAGGTCATCGCCGCCGCCCGCCATCTGATCCGGCACCCGGGCGCGGACCTCGACACCCTGATGCGCCATGTGCCGGGCCCCGACCTGCCCACCGGCGGCCGGATCGTGGGCATGAGCGGCATCCGGGACGCGTACGAGACCGGGCGCGGCACCTTCAAGATCCGCGCCACGGTGGCCGTGGAGGACGTGACGGCCCGCCGTAAGGGCCTCGTCGTCACCGAGCTGCCCTTCGCCGTGGGGCCCGAGAAGGTCATCTCCAAGATCAAGGACCTGGTCGGCGCGAAGAAGCTGCAGGGCATCGCGGACGTCAAGGACCTCACCGACCGCGAGCACGGGCTGCGGCTGGTCATCGAGGTCAAGAACGGCTTCAACCCCGAGGCCGTGCTGGAGCAGCTCTACAAGCTCACGCCGATGGAGGAGTCCTTCGGCATCAACAACGTGGCGCTGGTGGACGGCCAGCCGCTCACGCTGGGGCTCAAGGAGCTGCTGGAGGTCTATCTCGACCACCGCTTCAACGTGGTCCGGCGGCGCAGCGAGTTCCGCCGCACCAAGCGGCGCAACCGGCTGCACCTGGTCGAGGGTCTGCTGGTGGCCCTCCTCGACATCGACGAGGTCATCCGCCTCATCCGGCAGAGCGACAACGCGGCCGAGGCCAAGCGGTCCCTCATCGAGCGCTTCGGCCTCTCCGAGGTCCAGACGCAGTACATCCTGGACACTCCGCTGCGCCGGCTGACCAAGTTCGACCGGCTGGAGCTGGAGTCGGAGCGCGACCGGCTCAACACCGAGATCGAGGAGCTGACCCGGATCCTCGACTCCGACGCGGAGCTGCGCAAGCTGGTCTCCGGCGAACTGGCCGCGGTGGCCAAGAAGTTCGGCACCCCGCGCCGCACGGTGCTGCTGGAGTCGTCGAACGCACCGGTGACCGCGGTGCCGCTCGAGGTCGCGGACGACCCCTGCCGGGTGCTGCTGTCCTCCACCGGGCTGCTGGCCCGTACCGCCGACGGCGAGCCGTTCCCGGTCGAGGGGAAGGCCAAGCGCGCCAAGCACGATGTGATCCTCTCGGCGGTCCCGGCGACGGCCCGGGGATCCGTGGGGGCGGTGACCTCGACCGGGCGGCTGCTGCGGCTCACGGTGATCGACCTCCCGATGCTCCCGGAGTCGGCCGGGCCGCCCAACCTGGCGGGTGGAGCGCCCATCGCCGAGTTCCTCTCCCTGGAGGAGGGCGAGGAACTGATCTGCCTCACCACCCTGGACGAGTCCTCACCGGGGCTCGCGATCGGCACGGAGCAGGGCGTTGTCAAGCGCGTGGTCCCCGACTACCCCGCCAACAAGGACGAGTTGGAAGTCATCGGCCTCAAGGAGGGCGACCGGATCGTGGGCGCGGTGGAGCTGCGCACCGGCGAGGAGGATCTGGTCTTCATCACCGACGACGCCCAGCTGCTGCGCTACGCGGCGAGCCAGGTGCGGCCACAGGGCCGCGCCGCGGGCGGTATGGCGGGCGTCAAGCTCGCCTCCGGCGCGAAGGTGATCTCGTTCACGGCCGTCGACCCGGCGAGCGACGCGGTGGTCTTCACGATCGCGGGCTCGAGCGGCACGCTCGATGACTCGGTGCAGCAGTCGGCCAAGCTCACCCCCTTCGACCAGTACCCGCGCAAGGGCCGGGCCACGGGCGGGGTGCGCTGCCAGCGGTTCCTGAAGGGCGAGGACATCCTGGTCCTGGCCTGGGCGGGCGCGACCCCGGCCCGCGCGGCGGGGGCGAACGGAACGCCGGCGGCACTGCCGGACATCGACCCGCGCCGGGACGGCTCGGGTGAGCCGCTCGCCAAGCCGGTGGCGGTGGTGGCCGGGCCGGTGTAGCCCGGCACGAGCAGGACGAGCACGCGGCAGGGGCGCGGCACCACGAGGGTGCCGCGCCCGTCGCCGTTCACGGGGGCCGGGGCGTTCAGGGCCCTCGTGGCGTTCACCAGCCCTGGTGGCGTTCATGGGCCCCGTGGCGTTCACGGGTGCCCGCGGTATTCACGGGCGCCCTCGCCGTTCACTCGCGCCCCGCGGCGTTCATGGGCTGCCGCGGCGTTCGCTCTCCTGGCTCCGGCGCCCCCGGGACGGCGGCGGCGGAAGGCCCGACCCTCGTGGACGGCGGAAGGCCCGACCCCCGTGGACGGCGGAAGGCCCGACCCTCGTGGACGGCGGAAGGCCCGGCCCCCGTGGACGGCGGAGGGCCACGCCACAGCTGTCAGTGGCCGCTGCCGTTGCGCCGGGCGCGCAGCTGCCGGAGGGCGAGGCGCGCACCGGCGTGGCCGCGGTCCGCCGCCCGCCGGAAGTGCCGCTCCGCCTCGCGCAGCTCACCGTGGTCCAGATGGACCGTGCCGAGCACCACCATGGCCGAGAGGTCACCCGTCGCGGCGGCCTTCCCCAGCCAGTGGACCGCTTCGGCGTACGCGCCCCGCTCGCCCAGCCCGATGCCGTAGACGGTCATTCCCCGCGGATCACCGGCCTCGGCCGCCTTACGGGCGAGCGATTCGGGGATCGGCCGCCCCTCGTCGTAGGCCGCCCGCACCCTCGCCCTCAGCCCGGGGTCCAGCGCGCGTGCCCCGCGTCTCCCCCGGCGCCTGCGCCACCGCGCCCATAAACCACCCATATCCGCCCCCTCCACCCCCGGAGCGCCATTGTCGCGCCTGGTTCCCACCCCATGGAACGGCAGGCACGCGACGGGATGCGGACTGCCGTCCTCCGCCGCATGCGGGCCGTAAGGCGCCCATACGGCTCCCACCGCGCGTTCCATCAGGGCTCCGGCGGCGCACGCACGGCTCCGGCGCGCACTATCGATCAAGAGAGGTTAGGCTTACCTTCGTGAGCACGTGCGCGACCGCTTCCCGCGACCTGTCCGAGCCGCTCGCCGGGACGGCGGCCACCGCCTCCACCTGGCTGTTGGTGGAACAGCCCGGGCCCTGGGGCACCGAGGCCCTTACCGCCAGCCGCCTCGACAGGGCCGTCGGACGCGCGCTGGAGCACGCCGCCGAGGGCACCGGCGTACGGGTCGCGCTGATCCGCCGCCCCGGCCGTCACGCCGATCTGCACACCGGCGCCCGGCACCGGGTCTTCGTGGCCCACACCCGGCCCGGCCGCTCCTGGATCCGCACCACCGCCCTGGACGATCCCGCACGGCTGCTCGGGCTGGACTTCGCCGCGCTGGGCGCGGGCGACCCCGGTGGGCTCACCCTGCGCCCCCACGACCCCGCCGCCTGGGAGGAGTACACCGGCGATCCGCTGGTGCTGGTGTGCACCAACGGCAAGCGCGACCGCTGCTGCGCCCTCCTCGGCCGCCCGCTCGCCGGTGAGCTGGCCGCCTCCGGTGTCCACGGCACCTGGGAGATCACCCATATCGGCGGCCACCGCTTCTCCCCCACCCTTGTCGTGCTGCCGCACGGCTACACCTACGGCCGTGCCACCGCGCAAGGCGTCAAGGATGTCATCGAAGCACTGCGGCAGGGCCGGGTCGTCACCGAGGGCTGCCGCGGCCGCTCCGCCTGGGGACGCCCCGCCCAGGCGGCGGAGCTGGCCGTCCGCGAGCTGACCGGCGAGGACGGGGTCGAGGCGCTGACCGTCGCGGGGACCGAGGGCGAGGCGCCGGTCTGGTCGGTGACCGTCGCGCACCGCGACGGCCGGGCCTGGCGGGTGAGCGTCGCGCAGGTGGCCGCGGCGCCGCCGCGGCCCGAGAGCTGCGGTTCGCCCCTGGGCTCCCCGGCCCGCATGAAGGTCGTCGGGATCCGGGCCGCCCAGCGGCCCGCACCCGGCGTACGCGCGATGGCCGCCGGGCGCCTCTGAGCGCAGGCCCCGCGGCCGCGCGGCACGCCGGGATCGCCGCTCCCGGGCCCCTCTCCGAGCCCGCGCCCCGCCCCGTGGCCCCCGACCACGCCCCGCCCCGTCGCCCCGGGATCGCCGCTCCCGGCCCCCTCCCCCGGGTCCTGACGCGGTCCCTCCGGCCCGCCCTTGGTTACCCTTCGTTGCCATGAGCGCCGCGATACCGCCGGGGCAGGCAGCCACGGCCACAAGGTGGCGCATCGGCTGGCCCCGACGCGTC
Coding sequences:
- a CDS encoding M16 family metallopeptidase, giving the protein MTFHPQPKGGAPKPWAFPAPERGELANGLTVLRCHRPGQQVVAVEINLEAPLDAEPAGLEGVATIMARALSEGTDKHDAEEFAAELERCGATLDAHADHPGVRVSLEVPVSRLPKALGLLADALRAPAFPDGEVERLVRNRLDEIPHELANPARRASMALSAALFPAESRMSRPRQGTQETIEGIDAAAVRAFYEAHVRPSTATAVIVGDLTGVDLDGALADTLGAWTGGAGAPRAVPPIVADDLGRVVIVDRPGAVQTQLLIGRVGADRHDRIWPAQVLGTYCLGGTLTSRLDRVLREEKGYTYGVRAFGQVLRSAPPAPSGGSAGAAMLAISGSVATEVTGPALEDLWKVLRTLKEEGLTDEERDVAVQNLVGVAPLKYETAAAVAGTLADQVEQHLPDDFQAQLYARLAETGTVEATAAVVSAFPADRLVTVLVGDASAIEEPVRALGIGEVRVISG
- a CDS encoding M16 family metallopeptidase, which encodes MPMGHTATQQAGSGGLKATEHRLANGLRVVLSEDHLTPVAAVCLWYDVGSRHEVKGRTGLAHLFEHLMFQGSAQVTGNGHFELVQGAGGSLNGTTSFERTNYFETMPAHQVELALWLEADRMGSLLTALDEESLENQRDVVKNERRQRYDNVPYGTAFEKLVSMAYPEGHPYHHTPIGSMADLDAASLEDAREFFRTYYAPNNAVLSIVGDIDPEQTLAWVEKYFGSIPSHDGKRPPRDGTLPEVIGGQLREVVEEEVPARALMAAYRLPHDGTREADAADLALTVLGGGESSRLHNRLVRRDRTAVAAGFGLLRLSGAPSLGWLDVKTSGGVEVPAIETAVDEELARFAEEGPTPQEMERAQAQIEREWLDRLATVGGRADELCRYAVLFGDPQLALTAVERVLDITAEEVRAVAAARLRPDNRAVLVYEPVQGDEDAADTAETDAEGEAAQ
- a CDS encoding DNA gyrase/topoisomerase IV subunit A yields the protein MVRRRTKTPPPDDFEERILDIDVVDEMQGSYLEYAYSVIYSRALPDARDGLKPVHRRILYQMNEMGLRPERGFVKCARVVGEVMGKLHPHGDASIYDALVRMAQPFSMRLPMVDGHGNFGSLGNDDPPAAMRYTECRMASATSLMTESIDEETVDFSPNYDGSEQEPVTLPAAYPNLLVNGTSGIAVGMATNMPPHNLGEVIAAARHLIRHPGADLDTLMRHVPGPDLPTGGRIVGMSGIRDAYETGRGTFKIRATVAVEDVTARRKGLVVTELPFAVGPEKVISKIKDLVGAKKLQGIADVKDLTDREHGLRLVIEVKNGFNPEAVLEQLYKLTPMEESFGINNVALVDGQPLTLGLKELLEVYLDHRFNVVRRRSEFRRTKRRNRLHLVEGLLVALLDIDEVIRLIRQSDNAAEAKRSLIERFGLSEVQTQYILDTPLRRLTKFDRLELESERDRLNTEIEELTRILDSDAELRKLVSGELAAVAKKFGTPRRTVLLESSNAPVTAVPLEVADDPCRVLLSSTGLLARTADGEPFPVEGKAKRAKHDVILSAVPATARGSVGAVTSTGRLLRLTVIDLPMLPESAGPPNLAGGAPIAEFLSLEEGEELICLTTLDESSPGLAIGTEQGVVKRVVPDYPANKDELEVIGLKEGDRIVGAVELRTGEEDLVFITDDAQLLRYAASQVRPQGRAAGGMAGVKLASGAKVISFTAVDPASDAVVFTIAGSSGTLDDSVQQSAKLTPFDQYPRKGRATGGVRCQRFLKGEDILVLAWAGATPARAAGANGTPAALPDIDPRRDGSGEPLAKPVAVVAGPV
- a CDS encoding tetratricopeptide repeat protein — protein: MRAAYDEGRPIPESLARKAAEAGDPRGMTVYGIGLGERGAYAEAVHWLGKAAATGDLSAMVVLGTVHLDHGELREAERHFRRAADRGHAGARLALRQLRARRNGSGH
- a CDS encoding sucrase ferredoxin, which translates into the protein MSTCATASRDLSEPLAGTAATASTWLLVEQPGPWGTEALTASRLDRAVGRALEHAAEGTGVRVALIRRPGRHADLHTGARHRVFVAHTRPGRSWIRTTALDDPARLLGLDFAALGAGDPGGLTLRPHDPAAWEEYTGDPLVLVCTNGKRDRCCALLGRPLAGELAASGVHGTWEITHIGGHRFSPTLVVLPHGYTYGRATAQGVKDVIEALRQGRVVTEGCRGRSAWGRPAQAAELAVRELTGEDGVEALTVAGTEGEAPVWSVTVAHRDGRAWRVSVAQVAAAPPRPESCGSPLGSPARMKVVGIRAAQRPAPGVRAMAAGRL